AACTACAACTTTACAGTACTTGCTAATAAAAAACTGGTCATGCTCGCCAACAATAGTGAGAAGAGTTTATACCGCTGGTAGATTTTTAGATAAGATAATTTAACTACCCACATAAACTTCACGAAAATATTCTCACTTTAATAAATAATCATCCCAAAATAAAAAATAAATTGTCATAAATTTTAAAATTTAAAGGCAAAAAATGAAAAAATACAATATAAATACAGAAGACTTAAAAGATTATTTAGGTTTTGGTGTTGCAGGAAACTTTGCAAATCACTTAGGGGAAGCAGGGGAAGCAGATGAATTTTCAGTAATCAAAACAGAGGAAAAAGATGCACCAAAAGGATTATTTCCTTTTTATATTCCAAATGATAAGAGTTATTTAGGACAATTTCCTATTTGTACAGATGAAATAAATCATAATGGAATAGAGCATTTACAAGTTGAAGCAGAAGTAGGATTAATTTGTGATTTCGTATATGAAAATGACAAATTAGTAGACTTAAAACCAAGATTTTTTGGGGCATTTAATGATTGTTCAAATAGAGTACAAGATGGGAAGATGCTAAGTAGCAAAAAGAACTGGGGAGCATCATCAAAGGGAATTGCAACTGAATTTATCGAAATAGATAGT
This region of Arcobacter sp. F2176 genomic DNA includes:
- a CDS encoding DUF5718 family protein; translation: MKKYNINTEDLKDYLGFGVAGNFANHLGEAGEADEFSVIKTEEKDAPKGLFPFYIPNDKSYLGQFPICTDEINHNGIEHLQVEAEVGLICDFVYENDKLVDLKPRFFGAFNDCSNRVQDGKMLSSKKNWGASSKGIATEFIEIDSFDEKGILNKYHIASFLKRDGIVHDYGTVSAVNSYSYFFGQLKDWMIDKFNTQEEVGPLEALPQYFKEINNKKGILIAAGATAYTEFGKHHYLEKGDEIFIYVYNAHFHSFEDILHDMSGSDVLLSQCSKLHQIVQ